In a genomic window of Branchiostoma floridae strain S238N-H82 chromosome 19, Bfl_VNyyK, whole genome shotgun sequence:
- the LOC118407034 gene encoding polycystic kidney disease protein 1-like 2: protein MPAPHVYQITVTTGSMFSAGTASRVGFQLYGSEGTSPVKMLNPKGEALVRGSTLHFVMPVRESLGEVMLLHIWHDNSGEGDNSSWFLGSFVVRDVEKDVVSYFNCNDWLSAEKGDGEVQKVVHASTEEELTSFTNVFIEATKNAFYDKQLWASVLVAAPGSSFTKAQRLSCCFTLLNTMMLASAMWYREENTTADTRVFNLGFVRFTIEAIIGKRSSRLGKLVAWVTVFLVSTSSAFFVILYSMDWGKEKSDSWIKAFIMSFVGTSCVVDTLQIFVLAVALASILSLPLLAKPPTIRKEDLQLNLWNTTAPKKVHPPAKPNRQSARKNKELNEKSASVLKEILLLLVFVSLLFYIAQADKDQQKTFYETQSLSKNILQNYDVIRTPDKFYIWAEDVLLRTLYPATWYNGKDMKYLDRQFAHNTGSFRLGPPRLTQVRHLPDVMTRNAFHDLGWSLDLGNVSGNCWRFEVKDLLAHPNDTFLCKNHHSFDVPLGHDAAVSFFGILRDKQFFDKYTKSVTITVNFYNPSLKLFSIVKMVTDRSGVGHLVPTAAITSFRLFQYESDADYMKLFVQIAFTLLFAVILCNELKTMENMGREYFTKWNALGFVSLIGTATTISVFIKRYVVASETLEMIVKSKGELGFERFIDLQTAAYWDACFKHMLGLVVFINTISLLRVVRFSKPIGKLLALPGIMKKELLAFVVSAVVAFMAFISSGMDSKIMSHLHLLCIVQYSMLTPFSAFHRLQDSSYLEAKWNLTQTCTKRRLHSSR from the exons ATGCCTGCACCACACGTCTATCAGATCACGGTCACCACAGGGTCCATGTTCAGCGCAGGCACCGCATCACGTGTCGGCTTCCAACTGTACGGGTCAGAGGGCACATCTCCAGTCAAAATGCTGAACCCGAAAGGAGAG GCTTTGGTGCGAGGAAGTACTTTGCACTTTGTGATGCCCGTGCGAGAGTCACTTGGAGAAGTGATGTTGTTGCACATCTGGCACGATAACTCTGGGGAAGGCGACAATTCATCGTGGTTCCTCGGAAGTTTTGTCGTCAGAGATGTAGAAAAGGATGTGGT GTCTTACTTCAACTGCAACGACTGGTTATCAGCAGAAAAAGGGGACGGTGAGGTGCAGAAGGTGGTTCACGCTAGCACCGAGGAGGAGCTGACATCATTTACCAATGTCTTTATTGAGGCAACCAAAAATGCGTTCTACGATAAACAGCTGTGGGCGTCTGTCCTTGTAGCAGCACCGG GATCCAGCTTCACCAAAGCCCAGCGTCTGTCCTGTTGCTTTACTCTCCTGAACACCATGATGCTGGCCAGTGCCATGTGGTACAGGGAAGAAAACACAACTGCTGACACAAGAGTGTTCAACCTGGGGTTTGTTCGTTTTACAATAGAG GCTATCATTGGAAAACGTTCTTCCCGCTTGGGCAAGCTCGTGGCGTGGGTTACCGTGTTCCTGGTGTCCACCAGCTCCGCGTTCTTCGTCATCCTGTACAGTATGGACTGGGGGAAGGAGAAGAGTGACTCATGGATAAAGGCTTTTATAATGTCCTTCGTGGGGACCAGCTGTGTGGTGGACACTCTTCAG ATCTTTGTGCTTGCTGTGGCCCTGGCGTCCATCCTTAGCCTCCCGCTCCTCGCCAAGCCGCCGACTATTCGGAAGGAAGACTTGCAGCTGAACCTGTGGAACACAACAG CTCCGAAGAAAGTCCACCCACCTGCCAAGCCTAATAGGCAGTCTGCGAGGAAAAATAAGGAGCTGAATGAGAAATCAGCCTCAGTACTGAAGGAGATTCTTCTCCTGTTGGTCTTCGTATCCCTTCTCTTCTACATCGCCCAGGCAGACAAAGACCAACAAAAGACTTTCTATGAAACCCAGTCTTTATCGAAGAATATTCTGCAAAACTATGATGTG ATCAGAACTCCGGACAAGTTTTACATATGGGCTGAGGACGTCCTGCTGCGGACTCTTTACCCGGCCACCTGGTACAACGGAAAGGACATGAAGTACTTAGACCGGCAGTTTGCACACAACACGGGATCCTTCCGCCTCGGTCCTCCTCGTCTTACTCAAGTTAGACATCTTCCGG ATGTCATGACGCGGAATGCTTTCCATGACCTCGGCTGGAGCTTGGACTTGGGGAATGTTTCTGGTAACTGCTGGCGATTCGAGGTTAAGGACTTGTTAGCTCATCCAAACGACACCTTCCTCTGCAAGAATCACCACTCGTTTGACGTGCCTTTGGGCCATGACGCGGCTGTGTCATTCTTTGGCATCTTGAGAGACAAACAGTTTTttgacaaatacacaaaatccGTGACAATCACAGTAAACTTCTACAATCCCAGCCTGAAGCTATTCAGCATTGTGAAAATGGTTACAGACCGTTCTGGAGTCGGGCATCTCGTGCCAACAGCAGCAATCACTTCATTCAGACTGTTTCAATACGAAAGTGATGCTGACTACATGAAGCTATTTGTGCAAATTGCATTTACATTATTGTTCGCTGTTATACTTTGTAACGAACTAAAGACAATGGAGAACATGGGCAGGGAATACTTCACAAAGTGGAACGCCCTTGGATTCGTTAGCCTCATCGGTACAGCTACAACAATCTCCGTCTTCATCAAGCGATATGTGGTAGCATCTGAAACGCTCGAAATGATCGTCAAAAGTAAAG GTGAGCTGGGATTTGAGCGCTTTATTGACCTGCAAACTGCTGCATATTGGGATGCTTGTTTCAAGCACATGTTGGGTCTGGTAGTCTTCATCAACACCATTTCCTTACTTCGCGTCGTCCGCTTCAGTAAACCAATCGGCAAACTCCTGGCCCTTCCCGGTATCATGAAGAAGGAGCTCCTGGCGTTCGTAGTTTCTGCTGTCGTGGCCTTCATGGCCTTCATCAGCTCAGGTATggattccaaaatcatgtcgCATTTGCACCTTTTGTGTATTGTACAATACTCAATGTTAACGCCTTTTTCTGCCTTTCACCGGCTTCAGGATTCCTCATATTTGGAAGCGAAATGGAATCTTACACAGACCTGTACCAAACGACGTTTGCACTCTTCGAGATGA